A stretch of DNA from Maridesulfovibrio sp.:
TGAAGATTTTTTTGTCGTGAAAGTTGGCCATGGCTGCCGCAGTGTTCTGTGTGGTGGTGGATTTTCCGATGCCGCCTTTTCCGTAGATAGCGATTTTTCTGGTCATGATTTTTTCCTTTGATGTTTTGATCCGTTTGATGTGTTCGGGATCATCTTGTTGAGGTTCGATTTGAATCTGTAAAAGCACGGGGTATGCCAGAAGGTGTGAAAAGGTCCGAAACCGGGTGAAATAGTCCGTAGACCGGGAAAAGGGGCTGATTTCGTTCCGGCGGAGAACGGTTTGCAGGGCAAAGGTACCGGTTGGTGCGAATGCGGAAATACCTGATTAAGGGGAATGGTACTTAACGGAACGTTCGGTGGGGATTAGCACCGCGAGGAACCTTTGTGCGGTGGGCAATAAAAAAAGGCCGGGACTTTCGTCTCCGGCCTCAGACTCTCGATAAAACACGGTCTGCTGCGTTGCTGTGAAAAAGCATGAAACGCCTGTATACGCTCAGCTTCATGCTTTTTACTGCACCTTACGGCACATTCTCAACAGTCTGTTGTCATCAAGATTTTAGCGAATGGTTATATCTGCGGATCGCCGGGGTAGGCGGGGTTGACCTTGCCGACCAGTTCGTCGAGATCAATGCGGACAACCGCAGTCTTCTGCAGCACTTTATCCGGGTATCCCCCGGTGGGGCCCTGATGCTGGGCAAGTATCACATCAAGTGCGGCTGCTTTGTCCTCCGGGGCCTCCAGAAGCGTGGCCTTCCCGAAGCCGGAAACAGATGTGTAGTGGGTGGTGTAGCCGCAGCCGTCCTCGGCCCGGATCAGTTCGCTTTCCACCACCGTGGTGAAGGCTACCAGACCGTTGGCGCGGACGCAGTCCATCTTGAGTCCTTCCATTGCGCTGTGGAAATAGACGGCGTTGTCCGCGTATCCGAAGTTCACCGTGACCGCATAGGGCTTTACGCCGTCCCAGAGTCCGAGCTGCATGGTTGTGCAGCTTTTGAGCAGTTCTTCAACCTTGTTTCTGTCTTTGATTTCGCGTTTTGGGTGCCGCATGGTTTTCTCCTTGGCTAGGCGGTTTTACAGAGGGTAGAGCGTTTTTGCACATCCGTTCGTATTTTCTGGGACTGCTTAGGCCCGGTGTCGTGCACTTGGGATGCGACTGCAATGTTATGAGGTGTGATTCAGGCCTCCGTAGTTGATAATTCAAACACCTTATGGGAGGAAACACAAAGCAAATATGGGACCAACTGATTCTGGCGGGGGCCGTAAGTTTTCCGGTCCGGAATTGTCTTTCATGGGGGCTTCTGGAACCGGCCATACATATATATTAACAAGGAGAGTTTTATCCGGGCTGGGGTGTTTGGCAGTACGTTTTTATTTTGCGGTATGAATCAGGATAAAAAGATTTAATTAATTGTTGACAGCGAGGGCAAATACACATAAAAGTTTTTCCTCGCTGTTGGGACATCGTTCAATTGGCAGGACGACGGGTTCTGGCTCCGTTAATCAAGGTTCGAGTCCTTGTGTCCCAGCCACAGCAATACTAATGAGATGTGTCCCCATCGTCTAGCCTGGCCCAGGACACCTGCCTTTCACGCAGGCGACAGGGGTTCAAATCCCCTTGGGGACGCCACTCATCAAAGATCTGAATTGCCAGAGCAGGTCTTGCCCTTACCGGCTTCAACATCGTGATTCAGGCCACGGAAGCAGGTACATATTTTGATGCGTCCCCATCGTCTAGCCTGGCCCAGGACACCTGCCTTTCACGCAGGCGACAGGGGTTCAAATCCCCTTGGGGACGCCAAAGAAATTTCAAGGACCGATTCATGAAGAATCGGTCCTTTTTTATGGTTATCGTATCAATCCTTAGTACCCCTGTCTTTGAGGTAGAGCCGGTAGAGCCCTAAAAGGAGCAGTCCGCGGCCATGAAATGAAAAAGCCAGGCTGTAAACAACCTGGCTGAAATAAAGGGCATTGTGGTAAAAAGTGCCTGCGGTTAACGGCCGCTTCACACTCCCAGCCGTTCGGCAATTGTTTTTGCCGCCCGGCGGCCTGCACCCATGGCGGATATGACTGTCGCTGATCCGCTGACGATGTCGCCGCCTGCGAAAACATTTTGGATCGATGTTTCTCCGGTTTCCGGATCAGCTTCTATATAGCCCCACCTGTTCAGATCAAGTCCGGGAGTGGCCTCAAGCAGGACCGGGTTGGCACCGGTTCCTACGGCCATAATGACCATATCCACTTCAAGCTCCCTGGTCTTGCCTTTCACCGGTACGGGCCTGCGCCGACCTGAATCATCCGCTTCACCGAGTTCCATCACCTGCAGGGTCATGGATTTCACATGCGAGTTCTCATCTCCGTTTATGGAGATGGGTGAGGTCAGCAGATCAAGCTTTACCCCTTCCTCAATCGCATGGTGCAGCTCTTCGAGACGCGCGGGCATTTCATCTCTGGTGCGGCGGTAGGTAATGTAGACGTTTTCCGCCCCAAGCCTGAGCGCCGTGCGCGCGGCGTCCATGGCCACGTTTCCGCCCCCGATAACGGCGACATTGCGCGGTCTGGGAGCCGGGGTGTCGTGTCCGGGAAAATCGTATGCCCGGCCGAGGTTGATGCGGGTAAGGTACTCGTTCGATGAATATACGCCGACAAGGTTTTCACCGGGAATATTCATGAATTTCGGAAGTCCTGCTCCCACGCCTATGAACACGGCATCGAAGCCTTCATCCATGAGGTCCTGAATTGTAACGGTCTTGCCGCCCACCCAGTTCGGCAGGAAGGTGACGCCCTTGCTCCACAATGCGCCCACTTCACGCGCGACGATGGATTTGGGCAGCCTGAATTCCGGTATCCCGTAGATAAGAACACCGCCGACTTCGTGCAGGGCTTCATAAACGGTGACAGGCACGCCCCTTGCCGCGAGGTATCCGGCAACGGTAAGGCTGGAGGGCCCGGAACCTATGCAGGCAACCTTGAGGTGCTCGTTGGGCAGGCTGCAGGCAGTATCGCCGGTTATCATCTCGCATGCCGAGTCGCTGTCGAAAGTATCTGCAACGTATCTTTCCAGCCGCCCGATGGCCACCGGTTCATATTTTTTGCCCAGTATGCACGAACCTTCACACTGATTTTCCTGCGGACAGACCCTGCCGCAGACAGCAGGAAGGGCGTTGGTCTCTTTGATGACCTTGTATGCGGAGGGAACGTCTCCGGCAGCAAGGTGGCCGATGAATCCCTTGATATCAATTTCCACCGGACAGCCTTTCTGACAGGGCGGTTCCTTGCACTGCAGGCATCTGGACGCTTCCACTACCGCCTGATCCCTAGTGTATCCACAGGCAACTTCCATAAAGTTCTTTTTACGCACATCTGCCGGCTGTTCAGGCATCGGGGTGCGGATAGGATTGAATTTCTTTCTAGCCATGTTCCCTCCTGAACAAATCCATTGATTGCCTTTCCTGATCCTTGTACTGGCCGAGGCGCATTTTCAATTCATTGAAATCGACCTTATGACCGTCAAATTCGGGCCCGTCCACACAGGCGAAACGGGTTTCGCCACCGATGTTGCAGCGGCATGCACCGCACATTCCGACTCCATCGACCATGATCGAGTTCAGACTCACAACCGTGCGGACTCCGAACGGTTTTGTTACTCCGGCAACGGCTTCCATCATGGGAACAGGGCCTACTGCTACAACTTCAGCCACGTCTTTGTCTTTCTCAAGGCGTTCCCTCAGGACGTCCGTGACAAAGCCTTTATGCCCGCAGCTTCCGTCATCCGTGGCAATGATCAGTTCCGGGCAGAAGCCGCCGAGTTCGTCACAGAACAGCAGCAGATCCTTGCTTCTTGCGCCGACAATGGCGACAACATGGTTCCCGGCCATATGATGCCCTTTCGCTATGTGGTGCATTGCGGCAATTCCGGTTCCGCCCCCGACACAGACTACCGTTCCGCATTTTTCTATATGGGTGGCCTTGCCCAGCGGGCCGCAAAGATCGAGGATGGAATCCCCTTCATTAAGGGTTTCAAGCAGGGCCGAGCTTTTACCCACTACAAGGTAGACAATGGTGATGGTGCCGGCCTGCGGGTCCGTATCCGCAATGGTCAGGGGAATGCGTTCCCCATTCTGGGAAACACGCAGAATTATGAAGTTCCCCGGCCTGGCTTTTTTAGCTATCTGGGGAGCGTCAATAACCAGCATGCTTGTCTGTCCGGGTATCAGCGCTCTTTTTTTTACAATGGTGTTGGTCATATTTCACATACCGCCTGGTTGGTAGAAGTCCAAAGAACAGGCCCCCAGTCACCTGGAGGCCTGAAGGGGTTTGTGAAGGCCCGCGGTATACCTCCCTGTGCGGGAAGGTCTTGTCGCACAGTTTTTTTACCGCGGACTTTCACTCTGAACACAATAAACAGCAGTTCAGGTTTTTTTCCAGCATGCTATGAGGCAAGGTTAGTACAAGCCGTAGGCACCTTCATCCATGCTCAGGAATATGTTCTTTGTCTGGCTGTAGTGAGCCAGCATCATTTTATGCGTTTCACGGCCGATGCCGGACTTCTTGTACCCGCCGAAGGGGCTGTGTGCGGGGAGCTGGTTGTAGGTGTTGATCCACATGCGTCCGGTTTCAACCTTGCGGGCCACCCTCATTGCGCAGTTGATATCCTTGCTCCAGACAGCTCCGCCCAGGCCGAATTCGCTGTCGTTGGCCATGGCGATGACTTCGTCTTCGTCCTTGAACTTGATGACGCAGACAACCGGGCCGAAGATTTCCTGCTGGGCGATTTCCATGGAGTTGTCCACATCGGCGAAGATGGTCGGGCTGAGGAAGCTGCCCTTGCCCAGTTCGCCCTCAGTGATTTTTGCACCGCCGGTAACGAGTTTTGCTCCTTCCTTTTTGCCTGTTTCCACGCATTCCATAACCTGTTTGAGCTGATTCTCGCTGATGATGCTGCCCATCATGGTGTCTTCTTCCCAGGGGAGGCCGACTTTAACGCTTTCGAATTTTTCGGTTATTGCTGCAAGAAAACGGTCGTAGATGTCTTCATGGACGAAGATTCTGGAACCGGCGCAACAGACCTGGCCCTGGTTGAAGAGGATACCCAGAAGAGCGCCTTCAACAGCTTTTTCCCAAGGGCAGTCGGGGAAATAGATGTTGGCCGATTTGCCGCCAAGTTCAAGGGTGGCCGGGATGAGTTTCTTGGCGGCTGCATCTGCGATCATGTAGCCGATATCGGTGGAACCGGTGAAGGCGAGCTTGCTGAAACCTTCATGTTCCAGAATGTAGTTCCCGGTAGTGGAGCCGCCGCCGGTGATAACGTTGACAACTCCCGGAGGCAGGACTCTGTCAAGAATCTTGGCAAATTCCAGCATGCTGAGGGAGGTTTCGGATGAGGGCTTGATTACAACGGTGTTTCCTGCGGCAAGGGCCGGGGCTATTTTCCAGGCCGCCATCAGGAAAGGAAAGTTCCAGGGGATGATCTGTCCTACAACGCCGATAGGTTCGTTGAGGATGATGCTCATCGTATCCTTGTCGATCATTACCGCTGAGCCTTCTTCAGTCCGGATGGCGCTTGCGAAATATCTGAAATGGTCAGCGGCGAGGGGAACATCTATATTTCTTGTTTCACGGATGGGCTTGCCGTTATCCAGAGTTTCCACCATGGCAAGCTTTTCGGTTTCTTCATCTATGAGATCGGCAATCTTGAGAAGGATGCCCGCCCGGTCCTGCGGCGATACGTCTTTCCAGGTCTTGAAGGCCTTCTGGGCAGCTTCAACTGCCATATCGACGTCTTCTTTGCTTGCATTTGCGCATGTTGCCAGCTCTTCCCCGTTGGCCGGGCAATATGCCTTGAATGTTTTACCGTCCTTACTGTCCACCCATTTGCCGTCTACATACAGTTTGTAATTTTGATCAATTGGCTTCTGCATTAACGTTCCTCCGAAAGGGTTAAGTAATTAAGGGGTACTGCATTCAAACTGGCCAGTCTGATTATGTCAAAAAAGACAGCAATAATGATGCCGCAGGATGTTTGTCTGTGTAACATCTCGTAAATTCTGGATAAATAATGATACTCCTTTTTTTGTGTCACACCCCTGTGCTTTGTTTAAGGTTACACTTTGTGACAGGTGTTACATTTTATGGGGCATGTGACAGTTGCGTTTCATGTATGTTGTTCAATGTGGTTTTATGAACCGGAGTGTGTCCGGCTTCAGGTCCGGTTTTTAAAACAGGAGTGGGTGGAGTGGCAAAAAAGAGCCTTCCTCAGCACCTTGCAGGCACAAGAGGAAGGCTGTGGATTCGAAAAATTATTCCTGTGAACTCCCCGGCATGGTCCGGGGATATTCTTTAACTGAACAGCTGTTCCTTGGATATCTTGTAGAAGTTCATCTTGCGGTACACCGTGTTGCGTGAAAGGTTCATTTCTTTTGCGACCCTGCTCACATTGCCCCGGTGTGTTGTCAGCAGCTGGATGATCAGTTCTTTTTCCATGACGAGGTCGGACATTTCCTTCTTCCTGCTGTCCCGGTCGGGGGTGGGGTAGAACGGTGATGAACAGACCAAAGGAGCTTTCTGCTTTGCGGCTATCCTGCTCGGCAGGTGTTCTATGCCCAGGTTTATGGCCTCCAAGTCGGAACTGAGCATTTTTTCCACAACATTTTCCAGTTCCCGGACATTGCCGGGCCAGTCATGCCGCAGCAGATGCTGCATAAGCTTTTCCGATACAAATCCTATGCAGCGGTCCTGCCGTTTGCAGATTTTGTCGAGAAGATGATTGAAAAGGTCCCGCAGGTCGTTGATGCGGTCCCGCAGGGGAGGAATACGGATCTGTATGACATTGAGCCTGTAGTACAGGTCCGCCCGGAAGTTGCCTTTCTGCACCTCTTCCATGAGATTTCTGTTCGTGGCACAGACGATTCTTGCGTTTACGGGAATGATGTGGTCCCCGCCGATGCGGTTAATCCTTTTGTCCTGGAGCACGCGCAGGAGCATGGCCTGCTGGTCGAGGGGCATGTCGCCGATTTCATCAAGGAACAGGGTCCCTCCGTCAGCCATTTCGAATTTGCCCGGCCTTCCGCCTTTTCTGGCTCCGGTGAATGCTCCGTCTGTGTATCCGAAGAGTTCGCTGGCGATCAGCTCCCTTGGGAATGCCGCACAGTTCATGGCAATAAAAGGTCCGTTACGGCGAGGGCTGTGGTTGTGGATGGACTGGGCGAAAAGCTCTTTACCGGTCCCGCTTTCGCCGGAAATGAGGATGTTGCTGGTGCTCGATGCGGCACTCTTGGCTGTATTTATCGCTTTCAGAAGTTCCGGGCTTGCCCCTATGATGTCGGAAAAGTTGAAGGACGCCTGAGCGCCGCTGAAGCGGTTAACAAGCTTTTTTACATTGTTTATCTGGTTTAAAAAGATGACCGCACCGTCATTTTCCCCGGAGCCGTCCTTAAGAGGCGTTCCTGTGACCAGACAGTGGAAGGAGCCTTTTCCGGTGTCGACCATCAATTCAACATCGGAATAAGCCTTTCCCCTGTCCAGATCATGCCAGATTCCGGGTCTGCTGTTCAGAATTTTTTTTATCGATCGGCCTTCAATGTCATCGCCGAGAATCTGTTTTCCTGATTTGTTGATCTGGCAGACTATTCCGTCCTTGTTTGTGATCAACGCCCCGTCCGACATAGTATGGAAAATTTTGTTCAGGCTGTGGTTGAGTCTGTTCAGTTCCCTGTTTTTTCTTTTTATCCTTATCTGATTGCGTATGGCTTCCACTGCGGCAACCACCATGCCCAGTGTGTGCAGGTGCACTTCATCAGAAGGTCCGGAAACCTGCAGCACTCCTATGATCCGGCCCTCATCGTTGATTATGGGCGCGGCTGAACAGGTCCAGTGGTGCAGGCTAGCACAGTAGTGCTCCTTGCCGGATATCTGTATGGGAACTCGCAGCTTCAGCGCAGTCCCTATGCCGTTTGTGCCGACTTCTTCTTCCTGCCAGTTGGTGCCGTTTACGAGATTGACCTTCGATGCACTGTCCCGCACTTCATAGTCGCCGATATTTTCAAGTATTACGCCGTTCTCATCGGAGAGAAAAACCACCAGTCTTGATCCTGCTGTGAATTCGTAGAGCTTGTCCATGAAAGGTCTGGCTATCTCGAGAAGCTCCGAGTGGCGTCTTTTTAAATCCGCAACAATTTTTCCGTTCAGAATATGAACACAGCATTTGCCGTAGGGGTCTACTCTTGCCCTGAAGCATCTCTTCCACGACTGGGATATTTCCGGTCTTACTCTTACATTATCCGGATTCCCAGTGAGGATGAACTGCTCCCATGCTTCTCCCATAACAGCGCCTGCCGGTTCGGATACTCTATCGGAATACATTTTGTCATGCCTCCTCTTGAAAACAACTTCACAATATGATGTCAGCCAATTTAAGCAACAATCGTCTTCCAGTCCTTACATTTTTTACAAAGTCGGCGATGGGACTGTCTTTATATGCCTTTAACTACTCTTGCTATTTCATATAACTATATGTTTTTCTGATGTGTTTAAGCTGTTTTGATTATCCGTATTGATGTATTGCCGGTGTTGACCGGAACTCGTTCCATCTCGGTTGTATTCTACTCTGGTGAATTGTGCTGCACATCATGGGTATTGGCTTGTTCGGTTTTTTTCTTTTGTTTCAGCTGGATGAGTAACAGTATTTGATGCTTAATATATAACGTTCTTTTTTGCATACCATTAAATTATGCATAAAAAAAGTCTCATAATAGCATGAAAACAGTAGAAGCTTAAAAAACAGTATTACTACTGCCTGTTAGCGTTTTAAAAAATTGATAGCAGGAAAAGTTTCCCTTTTTTCTTTGTTGCGCTTGTTACGATTCATGATGTTGCCGCGCTGAGAGTCGCTTTGGTGAACACTGTGGGTATGGACGTTGGTATAGGTGTTTTGGCTGCTTGATAAACTAATTTGTTATTTTGTTGTTTTTTATTCTTCAATATAATTTGAAATTAATTCCTTTTGTGTAATAATGCTTGTGAATTTTAGGTTTATATATGTTTGTTTTTTACAAAAAACGTATGTTTTCTAAAGTTTGCAACTGTTTTCACTTGCAGAGCTGTCTGTGGAAACGTTCTTTGTATCGCGGCCGGAGGGGCCGCCTGAGGCTTGAGAGGAAGCGGTCTTTCTGGGAGTTGTCTCTTTAAATCCACAGTGTTTTGTGCACGGCATGTGCATGAAAGACTATCCGGGACCGGGGGAGGTCCTGCGGTGGGTTAAGCATGGAAGACTGATTGTGAAAACACGGCCTGTGTCAGTTGGTGGGGAACCTGCTGATGCCGGTTTCAGGTGGAAAACAGGTGGAGTATGTCCAGTTTTGTCTATCGCGACGTTACTGTCCCGGAAGAGTTGAGGGGTATCATCAATTACATGGTCGGTGTTGAGCGGTACAGGGAGGAACTTTCAAATCTGGGCAGCCAGTGGGATCTGCTCACCATACTCGGGCAGATGAGCGGGACCGGTACCGATATGACCGGGACGCGCAAGGGATTTATGACTCTTACTTCCGAGCTCCTTGGACAGTTGGGGCTTGAAACCATGAAAAAGACATCACAGGCTATCGGGGCCAAAGCACAGGTTGCTGTCGATATCGTGATCAGAAACCTGTTTGAGCGTACAGCGGATATAGGATTTCTTGCTACGGATAATGATGTCCGTGAATTTTTAAGAGTGCTGGCCCGGGCGCGGGATGAAGATGAAATAGATTCCGAAGTAATTGACGATATGCTTTCCTCCATGGTCGACAGGTTTCGCGAGTATGTGGATAAGTATTCGGTATATTTTGATATAGTTCTGATGGATACCGATGGGCAGGTGGTGGCCCGGCTGGACCGGAACTGGATGATAGCCAGTTCCGCATCGCCGTTTGTGGCAGAGGCGTTATCCACGGCGCGCGATTATGTTGAATACTTCGGCCCCAGTGATCTCCTTCCCGGAGCTGGGGACTCCCTTATTTACGCTTATCGAGTTACGGAAACCGATGATTCTGCTTCTCCGGCACTTGGTGTTCTGGCGCTTTGCTTTCGTTTCCAGAACGAGATGGAAGGGATTTTCAGGAAGTTGACCAACGAGGGAGACTGGGCGGTTCTGTCTCTTCTGGACAGCAACGGACGGGTGATTGCCAGTTCGGATGAAGATCAGGTCCGGCGCGGTGCCATAATGGAACCGGCCCTCGGTGATGAATGCACGGTGGTGCGCTTTGCCGGGCGGGAGTATCTTGCCAAAACATGCCGGACAAACGGTTATGAGGGCTTTTTCGGTCTCGGCTGGTACGGCCATGCAATGTTGCCTCTTGAGCACGCTTTTGATGATGAGATCAGAACCCTTTCCCAGAGGGTGGATGAGAAGGTGCTGGAAGCCGTGATGAGCGACCCGCGTCTTTTTTCCGAGGAACTGCGCGGAATTCCTGTTCAGGCCGACAGGATTCAGGCCGAACTTGAAAGGACTGTCTGGAACGGAAACGTGCGTGAGAACGATGCCCAGTCCAAGGTGCTGCTGTGGAATATCTCCGATGCCGGGGCCAGAACCAAGTCCGTTTTCGAGAAATCCATAGGCAATCTCCATGAGACTGTTGTTTCAGCCATTCTGGACGATGTGGAGTTTCAGGCCGCACTGACCGTGGACATAATGGATCGAAATCTTTATGAGCGGGCCAATGACTGCCGCTGGTGGGCTTTGACAACCGCTTTCAGGAAAATTCTGTCCCAGCCCAGGACGAGCGCAGCGGACATAGAAACCGTTTCAGGCATTCTGGCTTACATAAACGGGTTGTATACCGTGTACACCAATCTGTTCGTGTATGACTCCAAAGGCAGGATACTGGCGGTATCCAATCCGAAAGAGCAGCAATTGGTCGGAACCATGCTTAATGCTGCCTGGACCCATGAAACCCTGAATATCAAGGACAGCCAGAAATACAGCGTATCAGCCTTTGAACCGACTTCTCTTTATGGCGGCGAGTATACATATATATATGGGGCGTCCATCACGGATATTGATAATTCGCGAAAGGTTGTCGGCGGAATCGGTATTGTTTTCGACGGCCTTCCGCAGTTCAAGGCCATGTTGCAGGACTCGCTGCCCAAGGACGGAACAGACGGCTGTTTCGGTGTTTTTGCCGACCGCAACCATATCATCATAAGTTCCACAGACGAAAACCATCAGGTCGGAGACAGACTCAATATTCACGATGATTTTTTTGCACTGGATAACGGACGGAAGACTTCGCGCATAATTGAATATGCCGGGCAGTATTACGCAGTGGGAGCCTGCACGAGTTCCGGATATCGCGAGTACAAGACAGAAGACAGCTATTGTAATGATGTGGTCGGACTTGTCTTCGTTCCTCTTGCTGAGATATCTGAAAATGTTGTGGTAGCGACCCGTCAGCGGGAGATCGGCATGGATGTGGTCAAGGCCCGTTCAGGAAATGAAGATTGTGTGGAAATAGCTTCTTTTTATGTAGGGGATAAATGGCTCGGCATCAAGGCCGAAAAGGTTGTGGAGGCCATCCGGCTGGAGGATGTTACCGATATTCCGGGCTCGCATCCTTCCCTGCGGGGCAAGATTCACTATAAGAACGAAATTGTCCCGGTTATACAGATTCATGAGCAGGTCGGCGGGAATTACCCGGAAGACGAGAGCCGACTGCAGGTTGTCGTTGTAAATTATAAGCAGGACGAAGGAAGTTTCCGGCTGCTGGGCATCATTGTTGATTCCCTGGCTGAAATACCGGAGGTCTGCAACAGTCGTCTGGACTGCACCATGTCTACTCTGGATCGCAACGGGTACATTGAGTGTCTGGTTAAGCCGGAAATGAATTCAAAGCGTAAGGGTATGCTGGTTGTGATAAGTCCGGAAGGTCTTATGAATCACCTTGCAGAATATTCCTGCCGAGGCGACGGCAAGGTAAAAAAACTGGTCTTGCCGGAAACTGAAAAAATATAAATATCGCTGCTTGCAAGGGGATTTGTGAACAGATGGAAACCATTTATCGTGAGTGTGGTTATTTAAAATATCTATGATTGAGCGCTTTCTGTATCTGTGTTAAAAATACGTCTATGAGTTGGAAGT
This window harbors:
- a CDS encoding pyridoxamine 5'-phosphate oxidase family protein, which gives rise to MRHPKREIKDRNKVEELLKSCTTMQLGLWDGVKPYAVTVNFGYADNAVYFHSAMEGLKMDCVRANGLVAFTTVVESELIRAEDGCGYTTHYTSVSGFGKATLLEAPEDKAAALDVILAQHQGPTGGYPDKVLQKTAVVRIDLDELVGKVNPAYPGDPQI
- the gltA gene encoding NADPH-dependent glutamate synthase encodes the protein MARKKFNPIRTPMPEQPADVRKKNFMEVACGYTRDQAVVEASRCLQCKEPPCQKGCPVEIDIKGFIGHLAAGDVPSAYKVIKETNALPAVCGRVCPQENQCEGSCILGKKYEPVAIGRLERYVADTFDSDSACEMITGDTACSLPNEHLKVACIGSGPSSLTVAGYLAARGVPVTVYEALHEVGGVLIYGIPEFRLPKSIVAREVGALWSKGVTFLPNWVGGKTVTIQDLMDEGFDAVFIGVGAGLPKFMNIPGENLVGVYSSNEYLTRINLGRAYDFPGHDTPAPRPRNVAVIGGGNVAMDAARTALRLGAENVYITYRRTRDEMPARLEELHHAIEEGVKLDLLTSPISINGDENSHVKSMTLQVMELGEADDSGRRRPVPVKGKTRELEVDMVIMAVGTGANPVLLEATPGLDLNRWGYIEADPETGETSIQNVFAGGDIVSGSATVISAMGAGRRAAKTIAERLGV
- a CDS encoding sulfide/dihydroorotate dehydrogenase-like FAD/NAD-binding protein, with the protein product MTNTIVKKRALIPGQTSMLVIDAPQIAKKARPGNFIILRVSQNGERIPLTIADTDPQAGTITIVYLVVGKSSALLETLNEGDSILDLCGPLGKATHIEKCGTVVCVGGGTGIAAMHHIAKGHHMAGNHVVAIVGARSKDLLLFCDELGGFCPELIIATDDGSCGHKGFVTDVLRERLEKDKDVAEVVAVGPVPMMEAVAGVTKPFGVRTVVSLNSIMVDGVGMCGACRCNIGGETRFACVDGPEFDGHKVDFNELKMRLGQYKDQERQSMDLFRREHG
- a CDS encoding aldehyde dehydrogenase family protein, whose protein sequence is MQKPIDQNYKLYVDGKWVDSKDGKTFKAYCPANGEELATCANASKEDVDMAVEAAQKAFKTWKDVSPQDRAGILLKIADLIDEETEKLAMVETLDNGKPIRETRNIDVPLAADHFRYFASAIRTEEGSAVMIDKDTMSIILNEPIGVVGQIIPWNFPFLMAAWKIAPALAAGNTVVIKPSSETSLSMLEFAKILDRVLPPGVVNVITGGGSTTGNYILEHEGFSKLAFTGSTDIGYMIADAAAKKLIPATLELGGKSANIYFPDCPWEKAVEGALLGILFNQGQVCCAGSRIFVHEDIYDRFLAAITEKFESVKVGLPWEEDTMMGSIISENQLKQVMECVETGKKEGAKLVTGGAKITEGELGKGSFLSPTIFADVDNSMEIAQQEIFGPVVCVIKFKDEDEVIAMANDSEFGLGGAVWSKDINCAMRVARKVETGRMWINTYNQLPAHSPFGGYKKSGIGRETHKMMLAHYSQTKNIFLSMDEGAYGLY
- a CDS encoding sigma-54-dependent Fis family transcriptional regulator, encoding MYSDRVSEPAGAVMGEAWEQFILTGNPDNVRVRPEISQSWKRCFRARVDPYGKCCVHILNGKIVADLKRRHSELLEIARPFMDKLYEFTAGSRLVVFLSDENGVILENIGDYEVRDSASKVNLVNGTNWQEEEVGTNGIGTALKLRVPIQISGKEHYCASLHHWTCSAAPIINDEGRIIGVLQVSGPSDEVHLHTLGMVVAAVEAIRNQIRIKRKNRELNRLNHSLNKIFHTMSDGALITNKDGIVCQINKSGKQILGDDIEGRSIKKILNSRPGIWHDLDRGKAYSDVELMVDTGKGSFHCLVTGTPLKDGSGENDGAVIFLNQINNVKKLVNRFSGAQASFNFSDIIGASPELLKAINTAKSAASSTSNILISGESGTGKELFAQSIHNHSPRRNGPFIAMNCAAFPRELIASELFGYTDGAFTGARKGGRPGKFEMADGGTLFLDEIGDMPLDQQAMLLRVLQDKRINRIGGDHIIPVNARIVCATNRNLMEEVQKGNFRADLYYRLNVIQIRIPPLRDRINDLRDLFNHLLDKICKRQDRCIGFVSEKLMQHLLRHDWPGNVRELENVVEKMLSSDLEAINLGIEHLPSRIAAKQKAPLVCSSPFYPTPDRDSRKKEMSDLVMEKELIIQLLTTHRGNVSRVAKEMNLSRNTVYRKMNFYKISKEQLFS
- a CDS encoding chemotaxis protein CheW → MSSFVYRDVTVPEELRGIINYMVGVERYREELSNLGSQWDLLTILGQMSGTGTDMTGTRKGFMTLTSELLGQLGLETMKKTSQAIGAKAQVAVDIVIRNLFERTADIGFLATDNDVREFLRVLARARDEDEIDSEVIDDMLSSMVDRFREYVDKYSVYFDIVLMDTDGQVVARLDRNWMIASSASPFVAEALSTARDYVEYFGPSDLLPGAGDSLIYAYRVTETDDSASPALGVLALCFRFQNEMEGIFRKLTNEGDWAVLSLLDSNGRVIASSDEDQVRRGAIMEPALGDECTVVRFAGREYLAKTCRTNGYEGFFGLGWYGHAMLPLEHAFDDEIRTLSQRVDEKVLEAVMSDPRLFSEELRGIPVQADRIQAELERTVWNGNVRENDAQSKVLLWNISDAGARTKSVFEKSIGNLHETVVSAILDDVEFQAALTVDIMDRNLYERANDCRWWALTTAFRKILSQPRTSAADIETVSGILAYINGLYTVYTNLFVYDSKGRILAVSNPKEQQLVGTMLNAAWTHETLNIKDSQKYSVSAFEPTSLYGGEYTYIYGASITDIDNSRKVVGGIGIVFDGLPQFKAMLQDSLPKDGTDGCFGVFADRNHIIISSTDENHQVGDRLNIHDDFFALDNGRKTSRIIEYAGQYYAVGACTSSGYREYKTEDSYCNDVVGLVFVPLAEISENVVVATRQREIGMDVVKARSGNEDCVEIASFYVGDKWLGIKAEKVVEAIRLEDVTDIPGSHPSLRGKIHYKNEIVPVIQIHEQVGGNYPEDESRLQVVVVNYKQDEGSFRLLGIIVDSLAEIPEVCNSRLDCTMSTLDRNGYIECLVKPEMNSKRKGMLVVISPEGLMNHLAEYSCRGDGKVKKLVLPETEKI